The Sander lucioperca isolate FBNREF2018 chromosome 15, SLUC_FBN_1.2, whole genome shotgun sequence genome window below encodes:
- the LOC116061692 gene encoding G-protein coupled receptor 4-like, with amino-acid sequence MEDIYINNTLPDNASSLYNDTIFIINVVTSIIICIGLPLTLVAMYALYSLVGKDNVAPIYVINLLISDLIQFCCLIVWVAQPEDENIDNIARDIYYSGLMASVCFMVCIALERYLVIACPLWYRFRRTIKISVVVCVLVWIFSLAMCFIFAFVYILSIFFLLPLPLLIFFLVGTLKALSASISIHADEKRRIVAMLVLVLLIYTLLFLPINILLLEKHDRYDTALGIVVRVFLRLSPLADLVLYVLMRKGAIDKLLASVCCCRMDSNDVSSSTVITVHDEK; translated from the exons ATGGAGGATATCTACATTAACAACACTTTACCGGATAATGCTAGTTCCTTGTATAATGACACAATATTCATCATAAATGTGGTGACATCCATAATCATCTGTATTGGACTTCCTTTGACCCTCGTGGCCATGTATGCTCTTTATTCTCTG GTGGGAAAGGATAATGTTGCTCCGATCTACGTCATCAACCTTCTCATTTCCGACCTCATTCAGTTCTGCTGCTTGATCGTTTGGGTGGCACAACCTGAGGATGAGAACATAGATAACATAGCCAGAGATATTTACTACTCTGGTCTGATGGCCAGTGTTTGCTTCATGGTGTGCATCGCCCTGGAAAG gtatttggtcatcgCCTGCCCACTGTGGTACCGCTTCAGACGAACCATCAAGATCTCTGTGGTGGTCTGTGTCCTGGTCTGGATCTTTTCTCTTGCCATGTGCTTCATTTTTGCATTTGTGTATATCTTATCCATATTTTTCCTCCTTCCCCTCCCACTGCTCATATTCTTTCTGGTTGGGACCCTCAAAGCCCTGTCTGCTTCCATCTCAATTCACGCTGACGAAAAACGACGAATTGTGGCAATGTTGGTCCTGGTGCTGCTTATTTACACGCTGCTGTTCCTGCCCATAAACATCTTGCTTCTGGAAAAACATGACAGATATGACACGGCCCTCGGCATCGTGGTTCGTGTGTTTCTTAGGTTGAGTCCTCTTGCAGACTTAGTTCTGTATGTTTTAATGAGGAAAGGGGCCATAGACAAGCTTTTGGCCTCTGTGTGTTGTTGCAGAATGGACAGCAATGATGTCAGCAGTTCAACAGTA ATCACTGTACatgatgaaaaataa